One stretch of Streptomyces zhihengii DNA includes these proteins:
- a CDS encoding metallophosphoesterase family protein — MRLLLVADTHVPLRAKRLPDELLREVERADVVLHAGDWVDVATLDLLEARARRLIGVFGNNDGPGLRARLPEVARARLGGLRFGVVHETGPARGREERCAARHPGLDVLVFGHSHIPWDTSAGGLRLLNPGSPTDRRRQPYRTYMTCVVGEGTLRDLVLHRLPQR, encoded by the coding sequence CTGCGGCTGCTCCTCGTCGCGGACACCCATGTGCCGCTGCGGGCGAAGCGGCTCCCCGACGAGCTGTTGCGCGAGGTGGAGCGCGCCGACGTCGTGCTCCACGCCGGTGACTGGGTCGACGTCGCCACCCTCGATCTGCTGGAGGCCCGGGCGCGGCGGCTGATCGGTGTGTTCGGCAACAACGACGGCCCCGGCCTGCGCGCACGGCTCCCCGAGGTCGCCCGCGCCCGGCTCGGCGGCCTGCGGTTCGGCGTCGTCCACGAGACGGGGCCCGCGCGGGGGCGCGAGGAGCGCTGTGCCGCGCGCCATCCCGGCCTGGACGTCCTCGTCTTCGGCCACAGCCACATCCCCTGGGACACGAGCGCGGGCGGTCTGCGGCTGCTGAACCCCGGCTCGCCCACGGACCGCCGGCGACAGCCGTACCGCACCTACATGACGTGCGTGGTGGGGGAGGGGACCCTCCGGGACCTCGTCCTGCACCGGCTTCCGCAGCGCTGA
- a CDS encoding serine hydrolase domain-containing protein, translating to MADDTSATGVTREGDTAVRQVLDAAVREGGVPGILAEIRDGGGQWYGTAGAADTDTCRPRGHGDRFRIGSITKTFTATVLLRLVAEGRLTLEDTVERWLPGMVTGNGHDGSAVTVRRLLDHTSGIHSHTNDQPALSRQASYTPGELVAIALSHPADFPAGTGWAYSNTNYVLAGLIVERVTGRGLAEEIADRLVRPLGLTGTSLPLGADPDLPAPHARHYTRLFSPDPGAPVHDATELETSPYWAAGGMISTVSDLTRFLAALLGGELLGPEQQREMLTMVPTADWLPRASYGLGLSRLVLPSGVPVWGMGGALFGSWSYVYGTRDGSRVVAANINADWVRGRWEDPVGLFTDLLEAGLGPAAGGVQSLD from the coding sequence ATGGCTGACGACACCTCTGCCACGGGTGTCACCCGCGAGGGCGACACCGCCGTCCGGCAGGTGCTCGACGCGGCGGTGCGCGAAGGGGGCGTGCCGGGCATCCTCGCCGAGATCCGCGACGGCGGCGGGCAGTGGTACGGCACGGCGGGCGCCGCCGACACGGACACGTGCCGGCCGCGCGGGCACGGGGACCGCTTCCGGATCGGCAGCATCACCAAGACCTTCACCGCCACCGTGCTCCTGCGCCTCGTCGCCGAGGGCCGGTTGACGCTGGAGGACACGGTCGAGCGATGGCTCCCCGGCATGGTCACGGGGAACGGGCACGACGGCAGCGCCGTCACCGTCCGCCGGCTCCTCGACCACACCAGTGGGATCCACAGCCACACCAACGACCAGCCGGCGCTCAGCAGACAGGCGAGCTACACGCCCGGCGAACTGGTGGCAATCGCCCTGTCCCATCCGGCCGACTTCCCGGCGGGGACCGGCTGGGCCTACTCCAACACCAACTACGTCCTGGCCGGGCTGATCGTGGAGCGGGTGACCGGGCGGGGGCTGGCCGAGGAGATCGCCGACCGCCTCGTCCGCCCGCTGGGCCTGACGGGGACCTCCCTGCCGCTCGGCGCCGACCCGGACCTCCCCGCACCGCATGCCCGCCACTACACCCGGCTGTTCTCCCCCGACCCCGGGGCGCCGGTCCACGACGCGACGGAGCTGGAGACCAGCCCGTACTGGGCGGCCGGCGGCATGATCTCCACCGTGTCCGACCTCACCCGGTTCCTCGCGGCCCTGCTCGGCGGGGAACTCCTCGGCCCGGAGCAGCAGCGGGAGATGCTCACCATGGTCCCGACCGCGGACTGGCTCCCCCGCGCCTCCTACGGACTCGGCCTCTCCCGGCTGGTCCTGCCCTCCGGGGTACCGGTCTGGGGCATGGGCGGCGCGCTGTTCGGTTCCTGGTCGTACGTGTACGGCACCCGCGACGGCAGCCGGGTGGTCGCGGCGAACATCAACGCCGACTGGGTGCGGGGGCGTTGGGAGGATCCGGTCGGTCTCTTCACCGACCTGCTGGAGGCGGGGCTCGGCCCCGCGGCAGGCGGCGTCCAGAGCCTCGACTGA
- a CDS encoding GbsR/MarR family transcriptional regulator: MGGGRLTPRDREDIEAGLAEGLACAAIARRLGRPTSTVSREVARNGGRGGYRAEHADRAAVWRRRDRRPPRAARRDAGTGAARGPDHADAAGGPLGHGPDGTGDDTARGADPAAVHAYVDGFAAVLAGAGLPRTAARALACLVTAPSGALTAAELAERLRVSPASVSKAVGYLEALDVLTRRYEPGRRRPFHVVDDGVWLRTWRAGARKNAVWAETARRGIELFGAGSPAGVRLEAMRRFFAGVHREMAGASATEILDDAGTVVAALLHAGRPLTAGELAGALGWTRGRTAAAVDAAEHPPDATGPVALRRTPSGALLVGDRQGRLTPAQRTALARPVEPPRPAADPTGRP, encoded by the coding sequence ATGGGCGGCGGGAGACTGACTCCGCGGGACCGCGAGGACATCGAGGCGGGACTGGCCGAGGGGCTGGCGTGTGCGGCGATCGCCCGACGGCTGGGGCGGCCGACCTCGACCGTCAGCCGGGAGGTCGCCCGCAACGGTGGGCGCGGCGGGTACCGCGCGGAGCACGCCGACCGGGCCGCCGTCTGGCGGCGCCGCGACCGCCGTCCGCCGCGCGCGGCCCGGCGGGACGCCGGCACCGGAGCCGCTCGGGGCCCCGATCACGCCGATGCCGCAGGCGGCCCGCTCGGCCACGGTCCCGACGGCACCGGCGACGACACGGCGCGGGGCGCCGATCCCGCCGCCGTGCACGCGTACGTCGACGGCTTCGCGGCCGTGCTGGCCGGGGCCGGGCTCCCCCGCACGGCCGCGAGGGCGCTGGCCTGTCTGGTGACCGCTCCGTCCGGCGCGCTCACCGCGGCGGAGCTGGCCGAACGGCTGCGCGTCAGCCCCGCCTCAGTGTCCAAGGCCGTGGGGTATCTCGAAGCGCTCGATGTGCTCACCCGCCGGTACGAACCGGGCCGGCGCCGCCCGTTCCATGTCGTCGACGACGGCGTCTGGCTCCGCACCTGGCGGGCCGGCGCCCGGAAGAACGCGGTGTGGGCCGAGACGGCTCGGCGGGGCATCGAGCTGTTCGGCGCGGGCTCTCCCGCCGGGGTGCGGCTGGAGGCGATGCGCAGGTTCTTCGCCGGGGTCCACCGGGAGATGGCCGGTGCGTCGGCGACCGAGATCCTCGACGACGCCGGCACCGTGGTGGCCGCGCTCCTCCACGCGGGCCGCCCGCTCACCGCCGGTGAACTCGCCGGAGCCCTCGGGTGGACCAGGGGGCGCACCGCCGCGGCCGTGGACGCCGCCGAGCACCCGCCGGACGCCACCGGCCCCGTGGCGCTCCGGCGCACACCGTCCGGGGCGCTCCTGGTCGGGGACCGGCAAGGCCGGCTCACCCCGGCCCAGCGCACGGCGCTCGCCCGGCCCGTCGAACCGCCCCGCCCCGCAGCGGACCCGACCGGCCGTCCCTGA
- a CDS encoding AraC family transcriptional regulator yields MDPLSALLSGIRAEGSIVSHAVLTAPWTISFTDGAPLTMVTVLRGGGTLLLADGTERPVEAGDTAVVRGPAPFRLVDDPATVHGPHAAYEIACFTPDADRTSEELDGLHWDTEPQGATAMIVGAYRAPSHRHERLMRTLPPVLVVHEGDEVCAWLESAATDAVQLSAGSQALMDRLLDWALVCTLRTWFEQAGADAPDWYRGLADPVLAPALRAFHDRPAGPWTVALLAARAGVSRALFARRFTELMGRPPLAYITECRMDEAEALLFDTDLSIARIAASVGYADAFGFSAAFKRHKGLSPSTFRAAAAA; encoded by the coding sequence ATGGATCCTCTGAGTGCACTGCTGAGCGGCATCCGGGCCGAGGGATCGATCGTCAGCCACGCCGTCCTGACGGCCCCGTGGACGATCAGCTTCACCGACGGCGCGCCGCTCACCATGGTCACCGTCCTGCGCGGCGGCGGCACCCTGCTGCTGGCCGACGGCACCGAACGGCCGGTCGAGGCGGGCGACACGGCCGTCGTGCGCGGCCCGGCGCCGTTCCGTCTCGTCGACGACCCCGCCACCGTCCACGGGCCGCACGCCGCCTACGAGATCGCCTGCTTCACCCCGGACGCCGACCGCACCTCCGAGGAGCTCGACGGCCTCCACTGGGACACCGAACCGCAGGGCGCGACCGCGATGATCGTGGGCGCCTACCGCGCCCCCAGCCACCGCCACGAACGGCTCATGCGCACCCTGCCGCCCGTTCTGGTGGTCCACGAGGGCGACGAGGTCTGCGCCTGGCTGGAGTCCGCCGCCACCGACGCCGTCCAGCTCTCGGCCGGTTCGCAGGCCCTGATGGACCGCCTCCTCGACTGGGCCCTGGTGTGCACGCTGCGCACCTGGTTCGAACAGGCGGGCGCCGACGCGCCCGACTGGTACCGGGGCCTCGCCGACCCCGTCCTCGCCCCCGCCCTGCGGGCCTTCCACGACCGCCCGGCCGGCCCCTGGACGGTGGCGCTGCTGGCCGCCCGGGCCGGTGTCTCCCGGGCGCTGTTCGCCCGGCGCTTCACCGAACTGATGGGCCGTCCGCCCCTGGCCTACATCACCGAGTGCCGGATGGACGAGGCCGAGGCGCTCCTGTTCGACACCGACCTCAGCATCGCCCGGATCGCCGCGTCCGTCGGCTACGCCGACGCCTTCGGCTTCAGCGCCGCCTTCAAACGCCACAAGGGCCTGAGCCCCAGCACGTTCCGGGCCGCGGCGGCCGCCTGA
- a CDS encoding NAD(P)H oxidoreductase, with translation MTQHSTDVRTALVVVAHHRTDSLTAHTARRAAAQLEEAGYRVDLLDLHAEGFDPRMTTQDQPDWGDREKAYSEETHAHMRRILDADTVVAVFPVYWQGVPAILKGWIDRVWNYGFAYGRSRPRLAGKRVLWLGLAGATADDPVADGMRAALEATLSDGIAYYCGFARSAVGLLLDAEERPQRVDATGALLVGDVVTGAEREAKYADFDRRAHRFVEEFLTEELVAV, from the coding sequence GTGACGCAGCACAGCACCGACGTCAGGACGGCCCTCGTCGTCGTCGCGCACCACCGCACCGATTCCCTGACGGCGCACACCGCCCGCCGTGCCGCCGCCCAGTTGGAGGAGGCCGGCTACCGGGTCGACCTGCTGGACCTCCACGCCGAGGGCTTCGACCCCCGGATGACCACGCAGGACCAGCCGGACTGGGGCGACCGGGAGAAGGCGTACTCCGAGGAGACGCATGCCCACATGCGGCGCATCCTCGACGCCGACACCGTCGTCGCCGTCTTCCCGGTCTACTGGCAGGGCGTGCCCGCCATCCTCAAGGGGTGGATCGACCGGGTGTGGAACTACGGCTTCGCCTACGGCCGCAGCAGGCCCCGCCTCGCGGGCAAGCGTGTGCTGTGGCTGGGGCTCGCCGGTGCCACCGCCGACGACCCCGTCGCGGACGGCATGCGGGCGGCCCTCGAAGCGACCCTGAGCGACGGCATCGCCTACTACTGCGGTTTCGCCCGCTCCGCGGTCGGCCTGCTCCTCGACGCGGAGGAGCGCCCGCAGCGCGTCGACGCCACGGGTGCCCTGCTCGTCGGCGACGTCGTCACGGGGGCCGAACGCGAGGCGAAGTACGCCGACTTCGACCGCCGCGCCCACCGGTTCGTCGAGGAGTTCCTGACGGAGGAGCTGGTGGCGGTCTGA
- a CDS encoding helix-turn-helix transcriptional regulator → MLHHRGSAGSDVTPLIDRQHHIQILDDACRECQKNNGGLLLVEGRFGTGKTSLLRAVRSLPSVEGFTVLHARGNETESGFSYGLVRQLFEYLLAAASPEERRALLAGPAAMAAPLFEYTDGGVHGEVAPDREQALLRGLYWMLVNLSQRRPVLVLVDDLHWADEPSLRFLQYIECRLEQHPILCVAVTAPVHHGNDPDAEHVITLPSMPALCLDDLSRDGVRDLLAAVFNRDPDPDVVRMCHEVTGGNPFFLNELLIEIQRQGDEAPGAGAAARTAPRTLARALPRWVGLVPPRYRDNANVLARSLAVLCSSGDFAQLASATGLHQEEVTDAASALMDIGLLAHGTPLRFRHPIVRNAVYEHLPSTFRFRAHSSAAKALDRDGAPAEHVAEHLLHAPPSEDRRAVDILVAAGEKALAGGNATVAVSVLRRAMQEKVPDDMLPDLLIRLGEAEHRARDPRAVEHLTQAMELTQDPVTRASIAFSLSGALSMAMRFGEALDVLRGVHAEVEPHDRELAVRLRSELIKLASLSPNTKPAAEQDLAAIVGAGGTEGSATLIRAQQAQAALLNGEPADKVARLSEDSVLPGTLVAEPDGGAQASWIAAFCLFCCGRLTQALGILDEALQEAEAKHLRLAAEDIRALRALVNMRRGALGEAEVDALSALKGISGGDSVPALGRPLAVLALVGVLLRRNQVGAAVEAYERYGIPAHIPQFSTFLPFMVARGQIRIAQGEVEAGMRDLLRTHELLHDWGAKCPALSPSTEAVHALCDLGRREEAHALAEEQLDVARAFGSDREIALVLCARARATRGAMPLEDLEQAVELLGGTADAVDECAALIQYGTALRVAGQPAEARRRLRAASDLADGMGATALSKQARQELAVMGVRVRETARTGISGLTPREHRVCLLAAEGKRNQEIAHMLFVTVKTVEWHLSQVYRKLGVASRIELRDALTQN, encoded by the coding sequence TTGTTGCACCACAGGGGATCAGCAGGGTCGGACGTCACGCCGCTGATCGACCGGCAGCACCACATCCAGATCCTCGACGACGCCTGCCGCGAGTGCCAGAAGAACAACGGCGGACTGCTCCTCGTCGAAGGACGCTTCGGCACCGGCAAGACCTCGCTGCTGAGAGCCGTCCGCTCGCTGCCGTCCGTCGAGGGGTTCACCGTCCTGCACGCACGGGGCAACGAGACCGAATCCGGCTTCTCCTACGGCCTGGTGCGACAGCTCTTCGAGTACCTGCTCGCCGCCGCGAGCCCCGAGGAACGCCGGGCGCTGCTCGCGGGGCCGGCCGCCATGGCGGCACCCCTCTTCGAGTACACCGACGGCGGCGTCCACGGCGAGGTCGCCCCCGACCGAGAACAGGCGCTGCTGCGCGGCCTGTACTGGATGCTCGTCAACCTGTCGCAGCGCCGCCCCGTGCTGGTGCTCGTCGACGACCTCCACTGGGCCGACGAACCCTCGCTCCGGTTCCTGCAGTACATCGAGTGCCGCCTGGAACAGCACCCCATCCTGTGCGTCGCCGTCACCGCCCCCGTGCACCACGGCAACGACCCCGACGCCGAGCACGTCATCACCCTGCCCAGCATGCCCGCGCTCTGCCTCGACGACCTCAGCCGCGACGGCGTCCGCGACCTCCTGGCCGCCGTGTTCAACCGGGACCCCGACCCCGACGTCGTCCGGATGTGCCACGAGGTCACCGGCGGCAACCCCTTCTTCCTCAACGAACTCCTCATCGAGATCCAGCGCCAGGGCGACGAGGCCCCCGGCGCCGGAGCCGCCGCCCGCACCGCCCCGCGCACCCTGGCCCGCGCGCTGCCCCGCTGGGTCGGACTCGTCCCGCCCAGATACCGCGACAACGCCAACGTCCTGGCGCGCAGCCTCGCCGTGCTCTGCTCCAGCGGCGACTTCGCCCAACTCGCCTCCGCGACCGGCCTCCACCAGGAGGAGGTCACCGACGCGGCCAGCGCGCTGATGGACATCGGACTCCTCGCCCACGGCACCCCGCTGCGCTTCCGCCACCCCATCGTGCGCAACGCCGTCTACGAGCACCTGCCCAGCACCTTCCGCTTCCGGGCGCACTCCAGCGCCGCCAAGGCCCTCGACCGCGACGGCGCCCCCGCCGAACACGTCGCCGAACACCTGCTCCACGCCCCTCCCAGCGAGGACCGGCGCGCCGTCGACATCCTCGTCGCCGCGGGCGAGAAGGCCCTCGCCGGCGGCAACGCGACCGTGGCCGTCTCCGTCCTGCGGCGCGCCATGCAGGAGAAGGTCCCCGACGACATGCTGCCCGACCTCCTCATCCGGCTGGGCGAGGCCGAGCACCGGGCACGCGACCCCCGGGCCGTCGAACACCTCACCCAGGCCATGGAACTCACCCAGGACCCCGTCACCCGCGCCTCCATCGCCTTCAGCCTCAGCGGCGCCCTCAGCATGGCGATGCGCTTCGGCGAGGCACTCGACGTCCTGCGCGGTGTGCACGCCGAGGTCGAACCCCACGACCGCGAACTCGCCGTCCGCCTCCGCTCCGAACTCATCAAGCTCGCGAGTCTCTCGCCCAACACCAAACCGGCGGCCGAACAGGATCTCGCCGCCATCGTCGGCGCCGGCGGCACCGAGGGATCCGCCACCCTCATCCGCGCCCAGCAGGCCCAGGCCGCCCTCCTCAACGGCGAGCCGGCCGACAAGGTCGCCCGCCTGAGCGAGGACTCCGTGCTCCCGGGCACCCTCGTCGCCGAACCGGACGGCGGCGCCCAGGCGTCCTGGATCGCCGCGTTCTGCCTCTTCTGCTGCGGCCGGCTCACCCAGGCCCTCGGCATCCTCGACGAGGCCCTCCAGGAGGCCGAGGCCAAACACCTGCGGCTCGCCGCCGAGGACATCCGCGCCCTGCGCGCCCTGGTGAACATGCGCCGCGGCGCGCTCGGCGAGGCCGAGGTCGACGCGCTCAGCGCCCTCAAGGGCATCAGCGGCGGCGACTCCGTCCCCGCGCTCGGCCGCCCCCTCGCCGTGCTCGCCCTCGTCGGTGTGCTCCTGCGCCGGAACCAGGTCGGCGCCGCCGTCGAGGCGTACGAGCGGTACGGCATCCCCGCCCACATACCCCAGTTCTCCACCTTCCTGCCGTTCATGGTCGCCCGCGGCCAGATCCGCATCGCCCAGGGCGAGGTCGAGGCCGGCATGCGCGACCTGCTCCGCACCCATGAACTGCTGCACGACTGGGGCGCCAAGTGCCCCGCCCTCTCCCCGTCGACGGAGGCCGTGCACGCCCTGTGCGACCTCGGACGCAGGGAGGAGGCCCACGCCCTCGCCGAGGAACAGCTCGACGTCGCCCGTGCCTTCGGCAGCGACCGGGAGATCGCCCTCGTGCTGTGCGCACGGGCCCGGGCGACCCGCGGCGCCATGCCCCTCGAAGACCTCGAACAGGCCGTCGAACTGCTCGGCGGCACCGCGGACGCCGTCGACGAGTGTGCCGCGCTCATCCAGTACGGCACCGCCCTGCGGGTCGCCGGCCAGCCCGCCGAGGCCCGGCGCCGGCTCCGCGCGGCCAGCGACCTCGCCGACGGCATGGGCGCCACCGCCCTGAGCAAGCAGGCCCGCCAGGAACTCGCCGTCATGGGCGTACGGGTCCGCGAGACGGCGCGCACCGGCATCTCCGGACTCACCCCCAGGGAACACCGGGTCTGCCTCCTGGCGGCCGAGGGCAAGCGCAACCAGGAGATCGCCCACATGCTCTTCGTGACCGTCAAGACCGTCGAATGGCATCTCAGCCAGGTCTACCGGAAGCTGGGCGTCGCCTCCCGCATCGAACTCCGGGACGCCCTGACCCAGAACTGA
- a CDS encoding nuclear transport factor 2 family protein, protein MEKPVIDETQRKATVLEYFERVNDKDLDGVVKLFDTAALVLDPVGGPAVTGEDALRAYFQRVLHEFDTHDVPGVPTGAQDGASVAVPLKATINNPQDPTGGSRLDVNVISVFTIGDSGLIREMRAYWGMTDIAPAGA, encoded by the coding sequence ATGGAGAAACCCGTGATCGACGAGACCCAGCGCAAGGCCACCGTTCTCGAGTACTTCGAGCGCGTCAACGACAAGGACCTCGACGGTGTCGTGAAGCTCTTCGACACCGCCGCCCTCGTCCTCGACCCGGTCGGCGGCCCGGCCGTCACCGGCGAGGACGCCCTGCGCGCCTACTTCCAGCGGGTCCTGCACGAGTTCGACACCCACGACGTCCCGGGCGTGCCCACCGGCGCCCAGGACGGAGCGAGCGTCGCCGTCCCGCTCAAGGCGACCATCAACAACCCCCAGGACCCCACCGGCGGAAGCCGCCTCGACGTGAACGTCATCTCCGTCTTCACCATCGGGGACTCCGGCCTCATCCGCGAGATGCGCGCCTACTGGGGGATGACCGACATCGCACCCGCCGGCGCCTGA